The genomic region CATCTCCGATGAAAGTGATTGAAGCTTCTCCGGAATATCCTGTTTCGTCGTCGTAATAGTATTTCCAGTTTTTAGCATGCGCCGTTCCGATGAAAGCAAGCAGACACATGCATGCGATAATCTTTTTCATAGCAACGCCTCCTTTATAGTAAAATTATTTGCCTCCTATCTCCGCTTATTTTGTAATTCACGGATTTTTTCGTTTAGCCCTTTCTGACCGGGAATTCTGATAGTCGGGCCTATTTTTACTGCAAAATTCTTACTGGTGGGATGGAACATTGATGCCCTCAGAAAGTATGCAGAAGCACTGTCAACAGGTATTTCGGAAGAAGTAATGAATGACCCTATGCCGAATGTCCCTATAACGGAAATGCTTATTCCGACACTGCGGGTAAAATAATATTTAAGGTCCAAATCGATCGGTACGGTAAAAGAAATAAAAGATGACTTGCCGAATATACTGACAGAAAGACCAATGCCGCCGGCAGGTGTAAGATAAAAATCTTTTACATTAAAAGTATAACCGATAAGAAGATATCCAGACAAAACCGACGAAAATGCCGCATACGGTTCTCCCCATTGCTTATGAAAAGGTTTCTTTAATGTTTCAACTATTTTGCTGCCTAGCGCCAAATCGGCACCTACCATATATGACCAGCGGATAGGGGGCTGCGCGACCTGCAACCAGTCTATACCGAACGTAAATTGGTTAGTTTTTCGTGAAGCATTGAGGCTATAGTAAGAATAATTATACCCTATGGAAGGAGTAAGCAGAAGGACGCTGTTATTTGTTAATAAATCCGGTGCGGGATATTCTTTTCGCATTTCACGATTAGGAAGATGTCCGTTTTTCACAACATAGTTAAACAGTTTCATATTAGCTGGGCTGACAAAACGACCTGCTTCACCGTATGCATTCCATTCATCGATATCCATGATTATATTATCAGGATGCGTATTGATCTGTTTTATAAAAAGCCCATTTTTAGAAAGCTCCCAACCGTGCATTGCAACAACATATACGGTTCCTTCGCCACTTTGCGGTTCAACATCAACGGCATGGCCGCGGATATTCAGTTGATTATATGCATGGTGCAAGGTGGGATTACCGACGAGCTTGCAATCAATGCGATAATACTTGCACAGCGCATAAAAAAGGAGAGCATAATCCTGACAGTCCACGAATTTATCGTAGTTCATATTGTTGGCGGTTTTAACTGTACGGAAATACTGCGCTGCTTGCGGATTATTTGTACCGGAGGGATTAGTGTACTCGAGCACTTCGGCAATATACGGAAGAATCTTATCTTCTATAATATTATGCTCTTTTATTGCTTTCGGCGTATCAATAAGAAAAGCACCGCGCCTATCTACTGTCATACAGGATATTGCTAAAAGGCAGTATATTACTGCAAGCACTGCCATCATCATCCAGCGCTTTAGTGTTTTCATAACGTTCTTCCTTATAGTTGCTTACTACCTATTTCTTAACCTTCCCGTTCGGAAATTCGGTTAATCAACAATCCACATACGAACGGATACCGAGTCTTAACTAAAACCACCTAAATCCCGATAGAAAAAAAGTATTTCCTACCAGGATTAGTTCATTAAAGGAGACAAAGCTTCTCGCAGTATTTTTCAGCCGTTATTTTTTATACGACTAACAATAAACATTTATTTCTTAGCCGCTTGACCTTTTCCTCCAAGTCTAAACGAGGGGCCTACTTTTAAATTGAAGATATTGGCACTTCCGACCGGCAGGCCTAAAAAAACGGAAGGAATCTCGTTAATCGAAACACCGATACCGATCATATTCGTAAAAAAAAGTATTCAAAACCAACATGAAAAGCCAAGCCTACCGTAATTGCTGTGGATACAGCTTTTGCCTCCGTAACTTCATAACCGAAGGTACCTACGGCAAGTCCGCCTGCTAAACGGAGATATGCATTGTCTTTTGCAAACTTAAACGTATATCCCGGCATTATCCGCGAATTCCATGCTAGCCCCTTACTCACGCTCAGACCTACAGAGTTACCATCAACCTTAGTTGTTACTTTTCCAAAATACTGAAAATCATTATCCATGCAAAGCGTAAAGCCCGAATCCGTCAGGTACGAAAAGTCAAAACCGACCCCAAAGGGAACCATAGACACAGAAGACTTTTCCCCTGTTGAGCCGGAATAATAGCTAAGTCCAAGTCCCGGCACCATAACAAATTCTGCAAACGCATGTGCAGAAACCAACGCAAGACAGAAAAGCATAATAGCAATTTTCTTCATTTAAAAAAAACTCCTTTTTGGTATTAACCATACCGTAAAAAATTATAGACAACCTCTATTCCTATTTTAGAGGTTGTCATTGTAACTGCAAAAATATGTTACGTTTCGACGTAAAATACCCTAGGCCTTTTTAAATTTAAATATGAGAGTATCCATTACATCATCCGATAGTGTAAGGATATTCCCTTCAATCTTGTATTTAAATTTTCTGTTGAAAGGCGTCCCCACGCCTTGAAACCTGGTCAATTTTATTATATCACCGTTTATTGTGTATTTACCGCTGTCCGATGTTTTGATTCCGTATGCAGTAACTGTGACTGTGGCATCCCCACCATTAAGCAGTAAGGTCATGTTACCGGTAGCATCCTCCTCCCACGTAATACCCTCGATACTTGATGCAGTATTTCCGCCTCCGGAGCCTCCGCTACCCCCTCCGGGAATAGCACCGCCTCCGGAGCCTCCGCTACCCCCTCCGGGAATAGCACCGCCTCCGGAACCTAAACCACCCCCTCCGGGAATGCCGCTCCCTCCGGCGGGAGCCCCCTGCCAGCACGCGGTAACCACGAATGCTGTACCGATAAGAGCCGCAAACAGCGCGGCTGTTAAACTAGGTTTTTTGCTTTTCATATAAAGCTCCTTTCAAAATACTTTCTTCCATATTACCTCAAAGTCAAGAGGAAAATTCAAGATAGGCAGGGCAAATATAACGGAAATACTTAAAGCAGACGTATTCTTTCTATATGAAATTTCGGAGGTGTAAGGGGAGCAGCAGTAAAGTTAGCGAGAAAGTTCGATTTCTTGACAATTATTACGTGTATTATTATATTTTATACGTAGGAGAAGGCTATGCAAAAAAAGCTGACACTTAATATCGATGATGAACTCATTAACTTCGCCCATACGTATTCCCGTCAAAACGGTTTATCCATTTCAAAGTTATTTGAACAATATTTAAGCAAATTAAAAACAAATAATCAAACACAGCCGCTCCAGTCAAAGGTGCAGGCTTTATACGGAATCTTTCATAACTCACCCATTCCGGATAAAAACGAATTAAGGCAAATATTCAATGAAAAAAGTACTCATTGATTTAAATATCATTCTTGATTTTTTAAACAAACGAAATTTTCATCAAGAAGCTGCGCGACTCATTAATATGTGCGCTGAAAGTGTATTAACGGGCTACATTTGTGCACATGAAGTTACAACATTATCATATTTCTTATTCAAAGAACAAAAAGATAAAAATAAAGTAGTAACTACTATTTCAACATTGTTTGATATTTTTCAGATTATTCCAATTGATGAAACAATACTGAAAGCTTCATTACTATCACCAATAACGGATTATCAAGACGCAGTAATCGAAGTCAGTGCCGTTAAATTCAATATTGATTATATACTTTCTCGTAATATCTCCAATTTTAAATTATCACGCATTCCGACATGCACACCTGAACAATTTTTTTTATTCGTACGGAGGGTTTAATACCCCGACGCTTGCGTCGTAACAAAGGGTATTAAAGCCGACTGCAACCACCTTATGAGAACAACAACCCCGACGCTTGCGTCGGGGTTGTTGATTGTGATGGGGAATGGATATGCCGGCATCGTCTATTTCCGAAATGCAACTTCCAAGTGCCTTTTTCCTTTTACACAATCCTTTAGATAATAATTAATTATATTCTGATACGGCATACCTGTTTCCTCTGCCATATTTTTAAAATAATTAATTACTTCGTCATCAAGACGGATGGTAATCTGTTTCTTTAATTTATCTGCATAGGGATTTTTGATTCCGTTTGAAAAATCATAATCGTCTCTCATATTAATTACCTCCGTATTGTTTTGATTCCTGCAAATTTGCTTTTACCGGATCCCATTCAAAAATTATTGAATCCATAATTATATTATAATTCCCCCTTTGCTTTCGTCAATATAAAAAGAGCTGTTCCATGATCTGCCGATTATCGATGTAATACCGTATGATAACTTCGGTAAAGGAAACTTGAAGCTACGGAAACAAAATTATCAAACTGCCGGACATCTTGTTTTTGCGCTGATGAGACTGTTTGTTCGCAATTAATTCTTAATTCTGCACCAAGGGAAAATGCTAAAAGATAGGCAAAAACGCTCATTTTGGGGCGTTTTTAGTACATATTTTTAACTTGTTATCTTACACTTTGTCTTACAAAAACATTGTGCTCTCTAACTGTCCTCATACTAAGCTATGCACGCGCTCTTGTCAAGTGTATTTTTATGTTTTTGGTATCTTTTTTGATGATTTTTATCGGTTTTTAGGCCTTTTTAGATGCTTTTTGCAAATTATTTGCATATATCTTACCTGTCAGGCGCATCCGGTGCCGTTCAATAGGGGAGAAACTTTGTATGTGTTAAGTCGTTCTATAGCAGTTTACGCTACAAGACGCTCAATATCGGCGACCGCTTGATACTTGAGTTTATCCATATCAGGGGTGTAGTGGTCGGTGTAACGGTGTACTTCTACTATGCTGTCATGCCGCGTCAGAAACCGGAGCTGCTCTTCCGAATATCCGGCCATGCGTAAAAAAGTCGCAAATGTATGCCGGTAACTGTGAATGGTTAACTTCGTTTTTTTTATACCGAGCTTAATCATCGTCTTGTTAAAATTCTTGTTGATACTTTCGTAACAGAGCGGGATATGGGCACTTTTTGCGGAGCTAAAAACAAACGCTGTCGGCATGTCTTTAAATGGGCTTTTTTCAATGTGCGCTAATAGC from Treponema vincentii harbors:
- a CDS encoding DUF2715 domain-containing protein; its protein translation is MKKIAIMLFCLALVSAHAFAEFVMVPGLGLSYYSGSTGEKSSVSMVPFGVGFDFSYLTDSGFTLCMDNDFQYFGKVTTKVDGNSVGLSVSKGLAWNSRIMPGYTFKFAKDNAYLRLAGGLAVGTFGYEVTEAKAVSTAITVGLAFHVGFEYFFLRI
- a CDS encoding BrnA antitoxin family protein yields the protein MRDDYDFSNGIKNPYADKLKKQITIRLDDEVINYFKNMAEETGMPYQNIINYYLKDCVKGKRHLEVAFRK
- a CDS encoding PIN domain-containing protein, translated to MKKVLIDLNIILDFLNKRNFHQEAARLINMCAESVLTGYICAHEVTTLSYFLFKEQKDKNKVVTTISTLFDIFQIIPIDETILKASLLSPITDYQDAVIEVSAVKFNIDYILSRNISNFKLSRIPTCTPEQFFLFVRRV
- a CDS encoding DUF6364 family protein, producing MQKKLTLNIDDELINFAHTYSRQNGLSISKLFEQYLSKLKTNNQTQPLQSKVQALYGIFHNSPIPDKNELRQIFNEKSTH
- a CDS encoding DUF2715 domain-containing protein is translated as MKTLKRWMMMAVLAVIYCLLAISCMTVDRRGAFLIDTPKAIKEHNIIEDKILPYIAEVLEYTNPSGTNNPQAAQYFRTVKTANNMNYDKFVDCQDYALLFYALCKYYRIDCKLVGNPTLHHAYNQLNIRGHAVDVEPQSGEGTVYVVAMHGWELSKNGLFIKQINTHPDNIIMDIDEWNAYGEAGRFVSPANMKLFNYVVKNGHLPNREMRKEYPAPDLLTNNSVLLLTPSIGYNYSYYSLNASRKTNQFTFGIDWLQVAQPPIRWSYMVGADLALGSKIVETLKKPFHKQWGEPYAAFSSVLSGYLLIGYTFNVKDFYLTPAGGIGLSVSIFGKSSFISFTVPIDLDLKYYFTRSVGISISVIGTFGIGSFITSSEIPVDSASAYFLRASMFHPTSKNFAVKIGPTIRIPGQKGLNEKIRELQNKRR